A genomic stretch from Xenopus laevis strain J_2021 chromosome 6S, Xenopus_laevis_v10.1, whole genome shotgun sequence includes:
- the ahr.S gene encoding aryl hydrocarbon receptor S homeolog (The RefSeq protein has 2 substitutions compared to this genomic sequence), which translates to MNTNIIYAGRKRRKPVQKIIKPTQAESVKSNPSKRHRDRLNTELERLASLLPFQEEIISKLDKLSVLRLSVSYLRAKGFFEAALQQSKTDGNGRTQKQAELRSLEGELLLQALNGFVLVVASDGLVFFASSTIQDYLGFQQSDVIHQSVYELIHTEDRLEFQRQLHWAFDPAHPSSSVQRSPDEEFSALNCYKPEQLPPENSSFMERNFVCRLRCLLDNSSGFLAMNFQGRLKFLHGQNKKGKDGSILPPQLALFTLATPLQSPSILEIRAKNFIFRTKHKLDFTPIGCDAKGSMVLGYTEAELCVRGTGYQFIHAADMLYCAENHTRMIKTGESGMTVFRLLTRDTGWVWVQANARLVYKNGRPDYIIASQRALTEEEGAEHLRKRSGKLPFLLTTGEAVLYESSFPLQTIMEVAPTKAKATSAKGSSSKNEPPVKPSSLLGAMMRQDESVYSCPPASKIFSFDNYFQDLRSELSNNFTSSQPENCLPVINNNLKLEGAACSLGNLAHTSDCSEVFPESKNNELYNIMNSLGIDVDDLEMIQQDEAFFRNEFDYSELSDIDVADEILTYVQETLNKKTDCMFMNNAQPMPCVPEPSSITPNPMNPPQIQHPSKMMPQQLSQQMKHMQVNGMLTNWNSVNNVPPTFQEQQCERYNVSSINDMTHELYKSALSSAPYACKQEYMPYQEPSNLTQMDFDLGNVERSVYTNPTNLEGFLECLPQNSGIQECGLDSQTLMVTPQSCYSGAVSMYQCLPESSPATCLNQMQYNAVMAAQQPLLNKFQTGFNGGTVNETYAAPVDIVNSSPAGNHLPPHHLHHHPADSKHFPDLQPSGFM; encoded by the exons aattaagCCAACACAGGCTGAAAGTGTCAAGTCCAACCCATCTAAGAGGCACAGAGATCGCCTGAACACTGAGCTGGAAAGATTGGCAAGCCTGCTTCCATTCCAAGAGGAGATAATATCAAAACTTGACAAGCTTTCCGTGCTTAGACTCAGTGTTAGCTATTTAAGGGCCAAGGGTTTCTTTGAAG CGGCGCTGCAGCAGAGCAAGACAGATGGTAACGGCAGAACACAAAAGCAGGCCGAATTGCGCTCGCTGGAAGGTGAACTCTTGTTGCAG gCTCTGAATGGATTTGTCTTGGTGGTTGCCTCTGATGGCTTGGTCTTTTTTGCATCTTCCACTATTCAGGACTATTTGGGTTTTCAGCAG TCTGATGTAATTCACCAAAGTGTTTATGAGTTAATACATACCGAGGATCGACTTGAGTTCCAACGTCAGCTTCACTGGGCTTTTGACCCAGCTCATCCCTCAAGCTCTGTTCAGAGATCCCCAG ATGAAGAGTTCTCAGCACTCAATTGCTATAAACCAGAACAACTCCCTCCTGAAAATTCTTCCTTCATGGAAAGGAATTTTGTCTGCAGGTTAAGATGCCTTCTGGATAATTCTTCTGGATTTCTG GCAATGAACTTTCAAGGTCGTCTGAAGTTTCTGCATGGACagaataaaaaagggaaagatgGGTCAATACTTCCTCCACAGCTAGCCCTTTTCACTTTGGCTACTCCACTACAGTCTCCTTCAATCCTGGAGATCCGAGCCAAAAACTTCATTTTCAGAACCAAGCACAAATTAGACTTCACACCAATTGGTTGTGATGCCAA AGGCAGCATGGTGCTGGGATATACAGAAGCTGAGCTATGTGTGAGAGGAACCGGATACCAATTTATTCATGCTGCAGATATGCTCTATTGTGCAGAGAATCATACCCGAA TGATCAAGACCGGGGAAAGTGGCATGACTGTGTTTAGACTACTTACTAGAGATACTGGATGGGTCTGGGTTCAAGCAAACGCTCGACTAGTCTACAAAAATGGGAGACCGGATTATATCATTGCATCACAAAGAGCACTAAC agaGGAAGAAGGAGCAGAACATCTGCGGAAGAGAAGTGGAAAACTGCCCTTCCTTTTAACAACTGGCGAGGCAGTTCTTTATGAATCTTCATTTCCTCTACAAACCATTATGGAGGTCGCACCAACTAAAGCAAAGGCAACATCCGCCAAAGGCAGTTCTTCCAAAAATGAGCCACCGGTTAAGCCATCCTCGCTCTTGGGGGCTATGATGAGACAGGATGAGTCTGTTTACAGTTGTCcaccagcatcaaaaatattttcttttgacaACTATTTTCAAGATCTCCGAAGTGAACTAAGCAATAACTTTACCAGTAGTCAGCCAGAGAATTGTTTACCAGTAATAAATAACAATTTAAAGCTTGAAGGAGCAGCTTGTTCCCTGGGGAATTTGGCACATACCTCTGATTGTTCAGAAGTGTTTCCTGAAAGCAAAAATAATGAACTTTATAATATTATGAATAGTCTTGGCATTGATGTTGATGACTTGGAAATGATCCAGCAGGATGAAGCATTTTTTAGGAATGAATTTGATTATTCCGAACTTAGTGATATTGATGTGGCAGATGAAATACTGACTTATGTTCAAGAGACtctaaacaaaaaaacagactgTATGTTTATGAACAATGCCCAGCCAATGCCTTGTGTACCAGAGCCGTCCAGTATAACACCGAATCCTATGAATCCACCTCAAATACAGCACCCAAGCAAAATGATGCCCCAACAGCTGAGTCAACAAATGAAACACATGCAAGTCAATGGCATGCTTACAAACTGGAATTCTGTGAACAATGTACCTCCAACTTTTCAAGAGCAGCAGTGCGAGCGATACAATGTTTCCAGTATAAATGACATGACTCATGAACTTTACAAATCTGCACTTAGCAGTGCTCCCTATGCTTGCAAGCAAGAGTATATGCCTTATCAGGAGCCTTCAAACCTTACACAGATGGACTTTGATCTTGGAAATGTGGAAAGATCTGTTTATACTAATCCTACAAATTTGGAGGGGTTTCTGGAATGTTTACCACAGAACTCTGGAATCCAAGAATGTGGATTAGATTCCCAGACCCTCATGGTGACTCCTCAGTCTTGCTATTCTGGTGCTGTATCAATGTATCAGTGCCTACCTGAATCATCCCCGGCAACGTGCCTGAATCAAATGCAATATAATGCAGTCATGGCAGCTCAGCAGCCGCTATTAAACAAG TTCCAAACTGGATTTAACGGAGGCACTATTAATGAAACATATGCTGCACCAGTGGATATTGTAAACAGTTCCCCAGCTGGTAACCATCTTCCACCTCATCACCTCCACCATCACCTAGCCGATTCCAAACATTTCCCTGATCTGCAACCAAGTGGATTTATGTAA